The following are encoded in a window of Bacillus sp. es.036 genomic DNA:
- a CDS encoding urease accessory protein UreE — protein sequence MIISEIKGNIHEEKGALPHLERVYLRSDELVKRIQRVKTDHGKELGIKLSVPKDLVDGDILYRTGENMIVVSVLEDEVIVIQPDSLKQMGEVAHMLGNRHLPAQFEGSEMIVQHDYLVVRLLTELNVRHVIEERKMKEAFKYIGHD from the coding sequence ATGATCATTAGTGAAATCAAGGGGAACATTCATGAAGAAAAAGGAGCTTTGCCACACTTAGAAAGAGTGTATTTGCGTAGTGATGAGCTTGTGAAACGAATTCAGCGTGTAAAAACAGATCATGGGAAAGAGCTTGGTATTAAGTTGTCCGTACCAAAAGATTTGGTGGACGGCGACATTCTTTATCGAACAGGAGAAAATATGATTGTGGTCAGTGTCCTTGAGGATGAAGTGATTGTGATTCAGCCTGATTCCTTAAAACAAATGGGAGAAGTAGCGCATATGCTCGGCAACCGGCATTTGCCAGCACAATTTGAGGGGAGCGAAATGATTGTACAGCATGACTATCTCGTCGTGAGGTTGTTAACTGAATTGAACGTCAGACATGTGATCGAGGAACGAAAAATGAAAGAAGCGTTTAAATACATTGGGCATGACTAA
- the ureC gene encoding urease subunit alpha: protein MSFELSRKAYSDMFGPTVGDQVRLADTELFIEVERDETTYGDEVKFGGGKVIRDGMGQHPLATRAESVDLVVTNALIVDYTGIYKADIGVKDGRIISIGKAGNPYLMDNVDIVIGASTEVIAAEGMIVTAGGIDSHIHFICPQLIETAIESGITTMLGGGTGPATGTNATTCTPGKWNIHRMLESAEAFPVNLGFLGKGNASGQEALKEQIEAGTIGLKLHEDWGTTAASIDTALTVADQYDVQVAIHTDTLNEGGFVEDTLNAIDGRVIHTYHTEGAGGGHAPDIIKAASYEHILPSSTNPTRPFTTNTIAEHLDMLMVCHHLDSSVPEDVAFADSRIRKETIAAEDILHDMGVFSIISSDSQAMGRVGEVISRTWQTADKMKKQRGTMPKDDGNDNERVKRYIAKYTINPAIAHGISEEVGSIEVGKLADFVLWKPAFFGVKPEQIVKGGMIAWSVMGDPNASIPTPQPALYRPMFGQFGKAKSQTSITFLSQAAIEKGVHEELELQKIIKPVKNIRKLRKKDMKYNGETPDIQVDPETYEVVVDGELITCEPATSVPLAQRYFLF, encoded by the coding sequence ATGAGTTTTGAACTTTCAAGAAAAGCTTATTCGGATATGTTCGGTCCGACAGTTGGTGATCAAGTTAGACTAGCTGATACAGAGTTGTTTATTGAAGTAGAACGAGATGAAACAACCTATGGTGATGAAGTAAAATTCGGTGGGGGAAAGGTGATTCGAGATGGTATGGGCCAGCATCCGCTCGCTACAAGAGCTGAGTCTGTCGATCTAGTCGTAACCAATGCTCTCATTGTTGATTATACCGGCATTTATAAAGCTGACATCGGAGTGAAGGATGGTCGTATTATTTCGATTGGTAAGGCCGGTAATCCTTATTTAATGGATAATGTTGATATTGTGATTGGTGCTTCTACAGAAGTGATTGCGGCTGAGGGAATGATTGTTACGGCGGGAGGAATCGATTCTCACATTCATTTTATTTGTCCCCAATTAATCGAGACAGCGATCGAGTCTGGTATTACGACGATGCTGGGAGGAGGAACGGGGCCAGCGACAGGAACGAATGCGACTACATGTACACCTGGTAAATGGAATATCCATCGTATGCTTGAGTCAGCAGAAGCGTTTCCTGTAAATCTTGGCTTTCTCGGCAAAGGCAATGCTTCAGGGCAAGAGGCGTTAAAGGAACAGATTGAGGCAGGCACTATTGGTTTGAAGCTTCATGAGGATTGGGGGACAACAGCTGCTTCTATCGATACGGCATTAACGGTAGCTGATCAGTACGATGTTCAAGTCGCGATCCATACGGACACCTTAAACGAAGGTGGATTCGTAGAAGATACGCTGAATGCCATTGATGGTAGGGTTATCCATACGTACCATACAGAAGGAGCAGGTGGGGGGCATGCGCCGGATATTATAAAAGCCGCTTCTTATGAACATATCCTCCCGTCCTCTACGAACCCAACTCGGCCTTTTACAACCAATACAATCGCAGAGCACCTGGATATGCTGATGGTTTGCCATCATCTTGATTCTTCAGTACCCGAGGATGTGGCTTTTGCGGACTCGAGAATTAGGAAAGAAACCATCGCAGCAGAAGATATTCTGCATGATATGGGAGTCTTTAGCATCATTAGCTCAGACTCGCAAGCGATGGGGAGAGTTGGCGAAGTGATATCTAGAACATGGCAGACGGCAGATAAGATGAAAAAGCAGCGCGGAACCATGCCAAAAGATGATGGCAATGATAACGAACGTGTGAAACGTTATATAGCGAAATATACAATTAATCCCGCGATTGCGCATGGCATTTCAGAGGAAGTTGGGTCCATTGAAGTGGGAAAGTTAGCAGATTTCGTTCTATGGAAGCCGGCCTTTTTTGGTGTAAAGCCGGAGCAGATTGTTAAAGGCGGAATGATCGCGTGGAGCGTGATGGGAGACCCAAATGCTTCGATCCCTACGCCGCAGCCAGCTCTTTATCGACCGATGTTTGGACAATTCGGAAAAGCGAAATCTCAAACATCGATTACCTTTTTATCACAAGCTGCCATTGAAAAAGGGGTTCATGAAGAGCTTGAACTACAAAAAATCATTAAGCCGGTGAAAAACATTCGAAAGCTTCGAAAAAAAGATATGAAATACAATGGCGAAACGCCGGATATTCAAGTTGATCCAGAGACATATGAAGTGGTAGTAGATGGTGAACTGATCACCTGTGAACCTGCGACAAGTGTACCACTTGCCCAGCGATACTTTTTATTTTGA